A stretch of DNA from Petrotoga sp. 9PWA.NaAc.5.4:
AACGCAATCTTTGAAAATCGAGTCAACAGGTGAAAGAAATCCTGGAATAAAAATGATAGGAGCTACCAGAGATTTACGAAAAGTAAAAACCTTTAATTTCTGGCTGAAGGTAGAAACTCCAGAAATTGATAATGGTTATGTTAGATTTGAAGATGTTAATGGGAAATTTCAAGACATTCCATTTAAATTAGAAAAAAGAGATCAATGGGAAGAAATAATTATAAATAAAAAAGCACTTGATGAAGAAAAACTAAATCTCAAATATGTGACAGGTATTTCAGTTGTGCTAAACAATGAGAAAGATGCATTCAATGTATCTTTTTTAATAGATGATATCAAAATTTACAATCAATATCCAACCTTGATGAATTATGTCATAGTATGGACTGAAGATATGTTTGGAAGATATATTATAAACAGTATCATAGTATCAGTTACGGTTGTAGTAGCTAATCTTTTGTTTTCATCAATGGTAGCGTATGCATTTGCAAGAAGAGAATTTAAGGGTAAAAACTTTTTATTTGGACTAATACTTGTTACAATGATGATACCGTTTCAAGTAACTACCATTCCTATTTTTATGTTAATGAAAAATTTAAATCTTTTAGATACTTATTGGGCATTAATACTTCCTCAATTAGTAACGCCTTTTGGTATTTTTATTTTAAAACAATACATAGAGCAACTTCCAATAGAGATTGAACAAGCGGCTGTAGTAGATGGTGCAGGGCCATTTGCAGTGTTTTTCAGAATAATTATGCCACTTTCTTCACCAGCGCTTGCAGTGATGGGAATAAACACTTTTATAACTACGTGGAACGATCTTTTCATGCCTTTGATACTAACGTCGTCTCGTGAAATGAGAACCGCTCAAGTTGGTCTTGCGCTTTATCAACAGTTGACACAATTACAGTGGCCCTACCTTATGTCAGCAACAACTATTGTTGGTTTACCGATAATGATAGCCTTTTTAATTTTTCAAAAGCAAATTATATCTGGTATAACTGCCGGAAGTGTAAAGGGGTAGATAAAATGAAAAAGATATGGGTTATTTTGATAGTGTTAACGATAAGTTTTTTGAGCTTTTCTCAGACTCTTAGTAACGCAAAGGAGGACATAACAGTGGAAAACAAAAATTACAAAATTATTGCATATTTGCCCTGCTGGGTAGGAAAAAATTGGACTGCGGAAGATATAGAAGGAGATAAATTAACTCACCTATATTTAGCTTTCGCTCGAATCAGCAACGAATTTAAAATATCGAACTACGATGTAAGAATACCTGGAGTTCCAGATACAGTTTCTTCTCAAACTATTGTTAATGATATATGGGAAGAAGTGATAAGGGTACAAAAAAAATATCCAGATTTAAAAATAATTGTGGCAGTTGGTGGATGGGGGGCTGATGGATTTTCAGATATGGCTGCAACTAAAGCTACAAGAGAAATTTTTGTTGATAGTGTCGTAGAATATATAGAAAAGTACAATTTAGATGGTATAGACATAGATTGGGAATATCCAGTAGATGGTGGCGGAGGCACAATAAAAGCACGAAATGAAGATAAAGAAAACTTTACAGAACTTATTAAGCTACTTCGTGAAAAATTAGGAGAGGATAAGGAGATATCTTTTTGTGCCAATGTATCTGGTTGGTTTTTAGACGTAATAGAATGGGAGAAAGTCGTTCCTCTGGTTAACTCAATTAACGTGATGGGATATGATTATCATGGACCTTGGAGTGCAAACACAGCTCATCACTCTAATCTTTTTATAAATCCTCAAGATCCTGTTGCGCATTGGGGACTTTCGTCAGATGCCGCTATTAAAAGATTTATTGATAGAGGAATTCCTGCTGAAAAGTTAGTATTAGGATTTCCAGCATATGGAAGAGAATTTTATGGGGTTGAGTCCGGTGAAAATGGTGATGGCTTATTCCAAAAGTATCAAGAAACCATTTGGCCGGGTGGAGCAATACCGTACACAATGCTTAAGAAATATTATATAAATAAAAATGATTTTAGAAGATTTTGGGATGATGCAGCGAAAGTTCCATATTTATATGATGGAGAAACATTTATAACCTATGAGGATCCTCAATCGGTGGCTGAAAAAGCTATGTACGTTAAAAATATGAAATTAGGTGGAATAATGTATTGGGAATACGTAGATGATATCGAAAACGATCTTCTAAACTCTGTTTATGAAACACTGAAGAAGTAGCGCTTTTTTAATATTTTATTATTCCCGCTTTTGACTTCCTTAAAAGGAAGTCAATTTTTATAGTTTTTAGGGTTAATTAAAAAGAGTAAACGTTTATAGAGATCATTTTTATGTTAAAATATACTAAAAGAACTAATTTAAAACGATCAATTTGGGCGTCTATGATCGAGAAGAAATTTTTATCAATATTTACATCTAAATATTGATAAAGTTGTAAAAAAATACAATATGGCCTTTAGAAGTTATAGTTTTCAGTAAATAAGTATTTGAATTTAAAATGGATCCAGGGTGGAGCCCTTCCTTGACTGGCTATAAGCATCGAAAAGGTTAAAAAAATTAAGAATTAGTGATGATTAGAGCTGGGAGGGTATTTTCGAAAAAATTTAAATCTGAAACATATATAAAATAAGAATTTTGAAATTTCTAAAATGAATAAAAAATACAAAATGGGAGGTAGTAAAATGTTTCTCAAAAGTATACGTGGAAGAATAACATTGATTATCGCAATAATTTTAATTTTGTTTGGGGCAGCTGTTTTTTTTAATATTTATTCTTTGATAATTTCTAATCAAGGTTTGGAAAGTTATAAAAATTTATCTGATGAAACAAGTAGAATTTCAGAAATAGAAATGAATTTTTTTGAAGCAGCTTTAGCTTTAAAAGATTATGTAATATATTATGATGCTGAGACACAAAAAAATTTTTTGATTAATATAAGTAATATAAAAGATGAATTTATGAATGAAGCAAGTGAATCGACGGAAATTGTCAATTTAAGAAGTTATATAGTAGCCTATGAAAATTTATTTAATCAAATAGTTGATTTAAATGCTGAAAAAGAAAATCTTATAGAGCAAGAATTCACGAAAATTGCAGATAATTTAAAACAGACTATTTCAATTTTTAAAGAAAATGCTCAAAAAAACAACGTTTCTACCATTGTTTTTTATGCTGATAGTTCACTGCAAATAGTTGATAATATAATTTATCTTAGTAATATGTACTTTTCATCTAAATCAGTTGGAGATAAAAATAATGTATTAGGGGCATTTAACGAATTAGATTCTCAACTACTGATCATGCAATATGGACTAACTTCCGATGATTTAAGAAAGTTGTTTACAGAGATGCAAGCTTATGTCAATGATTTTAAAAGTGTTTTCATC
This window harbors:
- a CDS encoding carbohydrate ABC transporter permease — protein: MKIKKTVLMIISFCLLIIFLFPLVIMIYTSFIPQGNMTNIVKEYYLNDFEAGYMSVIKRTITPLGNTDYSLVKESPTSTQSLKIESTGERNPGIKMIGATRDLRKVKTFNFWLKVETPEIDNGYVRFEDVNGKFQDIPFKLEKRDQWEEIIINKKALDEEKLNLKYVTGISVVLNNEKDAFNVSFLIDDIKIYNQYPTLMNYVIVWTEDMFGRYIINSIIVSVTVVVANLLFSSMVAYAFARREFKGKNFLFGLILVTMMIPFQVTTIPIFMLMKNLNLLDTYWALILPQLVTPFGIFILKQYIEQLPIEIEQAAVVDGAGPFAVFFRIIMPLSSPALAVMGINTFITTWNDLFMPLILTSSREMRTAQVGLALYQQLTQLQWPYLMSATTIVGLPIMIAFLIFQKQIISGITAGSVKG
- a CDS encoding glycoside hydrolase family 18 protein, giving the protein MKKIWVILIVLTISFLSFSQTLSNAKEDITVENKNYKIIAYLPCWVGKNWTAEDIEGDKLTHLYLAFARISNEFKISNYDVRIPGVPDTVSSQTIVNDIWEEVIRVQKKYPDLKIIVAVGGWGADGFSDMAATKATREIFVDSVVEYIEKYNLDGIDIDWEYPVDGGGGTIKARNEDKENFTELIKLLREKLGEDKEISFCANVSGWFLDVIEWEKVVPLVNSINVMGYDYHGPWSANTAHHSNLFINPQDPVAHWGLSSDAAIKRFIDRGIPAEKLVLGFPAYGREFYGVESGENGDGLFQKYQETIWPGGAIPYTMLKKYYINKNDFRRFWDDAAKVPYLYDGETFITYEDPQSVAEKAMYVKNMKLGGIMYWEYVDDIENDLLNSVYETLKK
- a CDS encoding methyl-accepting chemotaxis protein gives rise to the protein MFLKSIRGRITLIIAIILILFGAAVFFNIYSLIISNQGLESYKNLSDETSRISEIEMNFFEAALALKDYVIYYDAETQKNFLINISNIKDEFMNEASESTEIVNLRSYIVAYENLFNQIVDLNAEKENLIEQEFTKIADNLKQTISIFKENAQKNNVSTIVFYADSSLQIVDNIIYLSNMYFSSKSVGDKNNVLGAFNELDSQLLIMQYGLTSDDLRKLFTEMQAYVNDFKSVFIQIVETIESQEPIIQQMEEMRVEILDLLEEQRAELKVQQDTLGPTLIEENNTAIMLTIILTVIAFVVSIIMVIYLIRSITKPLTEFRNKINQFKEGDLTVDFESKSKDEIGQMANALSAMSKELRKSMSSIKGASEKVDNASIKLTKASQESRNNSEELKTQMDIIQTSAEETAGNVEEVTSGVDEV